The Alosa sapidissima isolate fAloSap1 chromosome 17, fAloSap1.pri, whole genome shotgun sequence DNA segment ACTTTATAAGTAATCATAATTCACTgaaaatgaaatcaaattatgacAAAAACTTTAAGTATCATAGATAAAGAGACATGATTGTAAGTACTGACATTTTATAACATCAGCAGAACTTCAGTAAAATACTGTAAAAATTGAATTGTGGAATagcaaagttgtaataacagACAGTAATTCCAAGTGGAGAAAGTGGTAATAAActtggtgtttgtgttgtgctctGTCTCCCCCTGCAGGCGTGGAGGGCTCCATGTTTGAGCTGCTCCCTCAGGCGGCGGAGACACCAGGGTTGCAGAGCTGCTCACAGGCGCAGGACGTGTGGCAGGCGTGCTCTTGCTCCTTTAGCCTGCGGCTGGAGTGGTACCCCTGCCTGCTCAAGTACTGCCGCAACCGGGACACCACTGGCCGTGGCAACCCCTACAAGTGTGGCATCAAGAGCTGCAGCAAGGGCTACCACTTCACCTACTACGTGCCTCACAAGCAGCTGTGCCTGTGGGATGGCGAGGCCTAGCcagtgcagcagagagagagagacagagagacagagaagcatGATGGGATTGCTGTTTATAATCTCTACTTTATAATGATCAGCAGGACAGGGCcgagtccaactcctccagctCCAACTCGATAATGTCACACTGTAAGTCCaccagggaggaggggagagtggaggagggcaAGGCCTCATCAGGGGGAACTTCAGCATAAGTTCTGAGCTCCCAGAACAAGAGTCAGTGTCTTAAGCAGTCTAGTGCCTATGTGTGACGATCagaaccatgtgtgtgtgtgtgtgatggacacagtcttcctttgtgtgtgtgtatgtgtttgggaaAGAGGGGGGTGTGGGGGCACCGTTGCTCAAAAGAACTCTTTGTGCAATCTAAAGGGCCTCTTCTAATGTATATGCATATGGCTGAAGAAAGCAGCATTCTAACATGCCTGGGCTGTGAAATCAACCACTGGAACTACAGATCCCAAGATGCATTGCGTGGAGATGATTGAGGGATGAAGGAACTGTGAGCCAAgatatttttcatttgtttatatGTACAGCAGCTGTGTAGTCTTTGTATAGTCCTCTGCTACCTTGCTGGTTCACATCAATTCAGGttgtttgtattttattttgattactgttcattatttattttgtttgcaaAAAGAAATTATCAAAGAAGCTAATGTACAAAGTGGAAACCCATAACACCATTCACTCTGATTTCATGCTGTTTCCTGTTGTGTCACACTATCTGTTTAAATATTTCTTCTTGACCTATATTTCTCTTAGTGACGACTTGGttagttagttttgtgttttatgtgcATATTTTGTCTTGGTGTCTAACTGAAAGTAGAAGGGTAGAGTAACATGTCTTTAAGAGTATAAGGTAGGAGAGCCTTATGCCTTTGATTCTTGCATTCCCGTGGccttaatttaatttttttttttcttcatttactTTGATTCGAAAAttagttaggtgtgtgtgtgtgtgtgtgtgtgtgtgtgtgtgtgtgtgtgtgtgtgtgtgtgtgtgcgcgcgcgcgcgcgtgtctgtccatgtgtgtaATTTCACTCTTTATTACTGAATGTAGACTTTGAGATGACATAGATAGTGGACCAAAAGGGTTAATGCACATTCCAGTACACACTTGTCATCTGTAGGTGACTAAGAGTTCACCGTGATCTCACACAGTGACGTCACACTCTCTCGTTATGTCAGAACACCGGAACGGAACCCTTTAGTCACATAAACTAAACCTCACGTAACTCACATGTTTTATTGCAAGGATTTAAATCAAACCAAAGTCTACCTTTACAGAGGGAGTGAAGGGTGGCAGTGCAAATTAAGTTGATGGATGTGAGGCCGCTGAAAGCTTCACATGCCAATTTCTGTATTCTGTAAAAGCCGCCACTAGCTATTATGGGCATTGAACTTCGCTCTGTTGTCAGAACTGTGATATCAAATACAAAACTTTTGCTgttacatcacacacaaattGTTTTCTGTGTTTGTATTAATAATGCAGTATGTCGCTGGAAAGAGTAATGttttattagtttttttttcgcTGGAAAGAGTAATGttttattagttttttttttctgtctgttgtCTCACAAGTTCAAAGTGATGTAATTTTTTAGGTAGTGTAGGCCTAGTTGTAGAACTCATTAGAACCTGAAAAATAATGGTACTGCTTCTAATACATTTAACTTGTCGAACAATTTAAAATCAGATCACACCCCAACTGTCAAGCCAAATGATTGTGAAAGATTTCAGACTTTCATCCATTTTTGATAAACAAGTGCCTTAATACCGACATTTGTATTGATTGCTTTGTTAAGTTAGAGTGGACAtatttttatataaatatattatgttAGGACTCAATCCATGATGGCAGTGAGAATGAAGTAATAATTTTCAAATAAAAAGTATATCTTTACAGATGTCTcctattattgtgtgtgtgtcagagatagagaaatagaaagatagTTACTTTTCAAGTAATTCCATCCATATTCCATAGGCCACCATTTGTCATCACTGTTCCTCTCGCCCTGTCTCTAGCTGTGTTTTTTGGGAGCCTATAGTTACATGTCATCAAAAGTGAATCCTGTAACTGGCATTCCATGTCAGTTAAAGATGACTAAATGTCCCCATACAAAGTGAACAATAGGTGACATTTAAGCTGTTCGTAATGTGATGTGACCTACAaactcatgtcatgtcatgtcatgtcatgcctCATGCCACTGGACTGCCGGAATTCCAAATAAAAGACGTGCATGTCTTTCCACAACCGGACCAGCAGGCGTCGCGCCTAGCTGGGATGACAGGAGCATCTGTCGCCTGGAAACAAGACAACCCTCTTCTCTTTGTAGACATCGTTGATGATTCTTCGAGAATAATGTCGCTTTTGTTTATGTGGAGCACTGGGTCCTGTCTCCGTGAAGACGTTGTTTGTTTGAGAATAATTCAGACAGTGCCTTTCTTTCTTGAGGCGTGAGACGTAGGCTACAGGGGGATGTTGAGGTTATATTCGGTTTAAACGTTCCAACAGGCCCTGGTGCCACGAGGATCCTAGTGTCACAACATCATTATTGTGGACAGACCAAGTGAATACATCTATCCGGATACTCCGATGGAACGGTGGTTCTTGTATAGTTCAGGTAAGTTCGCCACGCATCTAAACATTCCCTTGTGCGGTGAATGTAATGAGATGTTTTAGAGCGTAGGCAACGCTTTCATGCTCAAATGGGCTATTGTTTAATGTTGTGAAAGCCTGTATGGCAGTTATAATAGGCTATCGACTTAAATTCCTGAGGTGCAATAGCCTACCTCTTAAATATTCTGTTCCGTATGGGTGGAAATAAATAATTAAGCCTATCTTCTTTACCCATGTGCAAATTCAGATATGGAAAGACCTCTTAAATATATGGGACAATTGTGACAGTCTACCATTATCATGCTAGCACACTTTAATTGTTGATCTGATGAATTTAACATTTGTGATATGTAGCCTAACCTGTTCCATTGTCCACAATCCTATTATTtacactgtagcctaccataCTCACTGTTATGTAAGAACTGTTTGTGCTGTTTGTAAAATAAATGGAGTGTGTTGTAGTCTATGCTTGAAGTCCAGAGCTTAGCTTTTGCCTCGTAGGAGTGCACACACTATTATGTAAAAACATAGCATAAATGTGCCATACACTGATGTTGTACTTGCTACTATGAAATCATGATAGTGATGTTTTGTTATAGTGGCCATAGTTATATCCTAGCAAAGACAATGAATGGAAAaagactgaaaataaaataaatggtttcagttcagtgctgtctgtctgttctccCTGTGGACTCAGGCGGAAGCTCCAAACATAGTTACTTTTGCACTAGTTTTGACATTGTAGTCAGGCAGCTGCCTTATTTCCCAATACCCAGGATCCCTCAGCCCATTCACTTTAGATCTTCCCTACTCACTGTGAAACACTTACCACAGAAAGACCTGTTACTTTTCACTGAAGAACTCTAAGCTGTCGTACACACATAGGATTATTCAGGAGAGCATTTGGAAGCGGTAGTCTATGAGTGGGCATTTTCATTTACTGTGGGGTAGAGCTGAAGGTACAGGAATTTCGAGAGTCATACAGAAGGAATGTTTTCTAGATTGCATTTAATAGGTGTGGTAGTTAGTTAGCCCATTATTAGGCACAGTGTGTTTGTTGTACTATGAGTGTGTATTTGAGCTAGATTGTGAGCTACGGCCTTCTGAGTGAATTCTAAAGTAGTGTATTGTGTCTGTCCCAGCGAGATGACATTCCTTGTAGTCGGAGTGATTCTGTGCCTTGTGGGATGGATCAGCCTTTATGCTTTTCTCTGCCACTCAAACGGTTCCCATGGATATGAGTGGAACTGTCGCCTGGTCACTCTGGCCCATGGACTCCTGGCAGTGGGAATCACGGCCTACATTGGCTATGTGGACGGTCCCTGGCCCTTCAGTCATCCAGGTGAGATGCAGAGACATGCAGACCACTACAGACATCATGGTATGGGCAGATGCAGGCATCATGGTATGGACAGATGCATCATGCAGGTCTGGGAGAATATGGAGTCATGAAATATTGGTTTCCAGACCTGGTGAAGTGTGGACATTTGTATAAAAGTCTCAAAAAAGTCTGAAAGTATTACTCATAGTTGAAGACAAGACAAGTCTACTAATACACTGCTTCGCTTTTATATTAATACAATGCTTAGCTTTAGAAAATGCTTTGTTCGTTTCTGTTTGTTATTAACATGTTGTCACCTTTCTAAAATAATGgcatttaagttttttttttttttcagaaaacacaaaaaagttgaCCAAAAATGATTtaggcaaaaaaatatttttgtcaaaAAAATACTTTTAGGAAGGTGACCATGTGCATGCCAGGGCTGCCAAGAAGTaccattttattctattctattatatttaattctattctattctgttcttagCATTCACACAAGACTGTTTGGTCCGGACATGAGTTAGTTTGGACCAATGGTTCGGTGATTTTTGCTAATGTGAACGCAGTCTACCGACCGGGTGCAGACCAGGGTCCGCTAGGAAACGGGGGTCTGGGGAATGCTATCTGTTTCAAAACAAGGGAATAAACTGCTGTTTTTGCGACGTTGCCGAGCGATATTGGTAAAAATAAGCTAGTATTTATGACATAAATGTTGTCCGCAAACAAAAATGTAGACCAGCTGGGTCAGGGCTAGGGGGGGAGTGATCACACTTGGGTACGGTCCAGTTAAACGGACCCAGTGTAAAAGCAACCTTAGTCCTTAGTCAGAGGTTGCTGTCCTCTGGGAacagtctcacacactcagTTATATGCTGCACAGTACTGTGTATCTGTTATAAATCCCTCTCAGCATTCGACCATCTCAAATTGATTATAAGAACTTTAGCAGAATGTCATGAGTTTATTCCAGACATCAGTAGATACTTAGTGGATATTTACAGCATACATTTAGGACAAGGATTTTCTGGTTCTATAACTGTATAACTACAATTGCACTATTTTTTAACCATATCATTTGAGCTTCAATTTTTTTGTCCTGTTATTTCTGATCATGGTTCCCAGGTACAAAGACCACACCACTGCAGGCCAGTGCTATGGTGATAAGCCTGGGATACTTCCTGTTTGACATGGGCTGGTGCATCTACTTCCAGACGGAGGGCCTTGTCATGTTGGCGCACCACACCATCAGCATTCTGGGCATCATCCTGACACTGAGCATTGGCGAGTCGGGCATCGAGGCATGCGCGGTGCTCTATGGCAGCGAGATCACCAACCCACTGCTGCAGGCGCGCTGGTTCCTCCGGCAGACGGGCCGCTACGAGAGCTGGCTCGGCGACGTTGTGGATGTCACTTTCGTGCTGCTCTTCGTGTTCATGCGCGTTGTGGTGGGCGCCAACATGCTCTACTGCGAGCTCATTTCACCGCGCCCCAAGTTCATCATCAAGTGCAGTGGTGTGGCCATGTACGTGCTCAGCTGGGTGTTCATGGTGGACATCACCCGGTTTGCCGTGCGTAAATACCGCCGCTGGACTGTGCGAGGGCAGGCTGCTAAGACCAAAGACAAACCGATCGAGACCAATGGGCCGCACGCAAAGACAGACTGAGGACATACCCACTTGCCATTTCCTCATAGACATTTTAAAAacagagcaagaaagaaagacattttTAAATAACATGATGATAATTGAAAAAAATCTGTGGACAATGCATGGCCTGATGTTTCCTGAGACAGATATAAAGAAGCATGTATGATGAGGGCCATGTTATTGCTGAATAGCCCAGATTGCACCTTGGAGTGACTGGCTGGGGCTTTCTGTCCGTCCGTCTGGGGACTGGAATGAGTGAAGCAGTAAGAAATGAGCCATAGTTCAACATTGTTACAAATAAGACTGCCCACTGCGTGCCAGACTGCATTTCAAAAcgccac contains these protein-coding regions:
- the LOC121687883 gene encoding TLC domain-containing protein 5-like: MTFLVVGVILCLVGWISLYAFLCHSNGSHGYEWNCRLVTLAHGLLAVGITAYIGYVDGPWPFSHPGTKTTPLQASAMVISLGYFLFDMGWCIYFQTEGLVMLAHHTISILGIILTLSIGESGIEACAVLYGSEITNPLLQARWFLRQTGRYESWLGDVVDVTFVLLFVFMRVVVGANMLYCELISPRPKFIIKCSGVAMYVLSWVFMVDITRFAVRKYRRWTVRGQAAKTKDKPIETNGPHAKTD